CCGCCAGCGGCCCCTGAGGTGGCCGGTTCGACTTTCCAGCGGACCGTATCACCGACGAGAACGTCACGGACGATCTCGCCGCCCTGCAATTCGATATCCAGACCTGCAGGGGTGAGCAGACCACCGGCGGCTGCGTCTCGCCGAAGAGGAAGACCACCTTTCCGTCCGGCCCGCGTGTGACGAGCCCCGTTTGTCCTCGCCATTGCCCTGACAGCGTCGTTGCCTTGACCTCATTCCGGTTCAGGCTCTGGGATGCTGCCGGCGTTGATGCAATCGTCGCAGCGGTCGCCAGCAAGATGCCAGCCAGCGCCTTTCTGTTCATTGTCCCCGTCATTGCCCTGCCCTTACAGCTGTGCGGTCCAATCGAAATCGGTGACGTAGACACCGATCGGATTGAGCCGGATTGTTGCTTCATCTTGTGGTGAGGTGATCGCAATGGTCGCGATCCCGCGGAAGCGGCGGGTTGCCGTTTCTTTGCCTTTCCGGTCGCGCTCATATTCGGTCCAGTCGATCTGATAGGTCTGGTTGGACAGCGCGACGATATTGTTGACCTCGATCGCCACGGTCGCGTTGACGGCCTTCTCGAATGGCGAGTTGGCGCGGAACCAGGCGTTGATCTTCTGGGTCGAAGGATCGGAGGTGCGAAGGAGCGCATAGGTCCGATCGATATATTGCTTCTGAACCACGGCATCCGGCGTGATCGACCGGAAGTTGGATGTGAAATTGCCGAGCGTGGCGCGGACGACGCGCGTATCGGCGTACTCGATTTGCTGCGGGAAGCCGCCGGAGACCGTGTTGCCGAGCTTGTCGACCTCGACGATGTAGGGGACGAGCTTGACCTGGGTGCTTAGATAGAGCGCATAGCCAAAGCCGATCACGGCCATTCCAAGGCTCAATATGCCGACGGCCCGCCAGGCTGAGGCCGCCTTTACATAGGAGCCGTATCGTTCGGACCATTCCTGCCGGGCGGCAAGATACGGGTTATCCGATGCGCGTGGCGCTGCCATGGTGACCTTCCTGTCTATGAGTGACTATTTGTCGGAGCGCTCGGGCGGCGTTGGCGACGAGGAAGACTTGCCACGCGCCTGATCGAGCTTGGCGTTCGCCAGCCCGAGGATCGACCCTGCATAGGCACCGGGAGAGCCGATCGCCTTTTCCTTGGCGGCCGATCCTGCCGCTGCGGCACCCGATCCAAAGCTCGCCTCCATGCCGCGAAGGGCGGCTCCCGCAACTGAGGAGCCCCCTGCCCTTGCCGATTGGGCGGCTGCAAAGCCAGCGCCAACGGCGCCAGCTGCAAGGAAGGCCCCGCCAGCTGCAAACGACGCGGCCTGGCCCCCGTGGCGGATGACTTCCATTCCGCCCGAGACCGAGGCGCCTTGAACCACGCCCTGGATGATGCTCGGCACATACATGGCGATGATGAAGACGACGACGGCGATGCCCGCTATTGAAAGCGTCGTGATGAACTGATCTGTCTCAGCCGTTGGTGCACTGGAAAGCCCAAGCATGACGGTCGAACCGATCTTGGCGATCATCACCAAGGTCATCAGCTTCATGCCGATACCGAAGGCATAAATCAGGTAGCGGATAGCAAAATCCTTGGTGAACGACGAGCCGCCCAGGCCCAGCATGATCATGCCTGCAAGCAGGCCGACATACATCTCGACCATGACGGAGACGAAGATGGCAGCCACCAGCGAAAAGCAGATCACGACGACGCACATCGACATGACGGCTGCGATCGCCAGCGCATTGTCCTCAAAGACACCGAACTTAGCCTGTTGCGACATTTGCGATGCAACGCGAACCCCGGCATCAAACACCTCGGCTGGCGATGCTGAACCTCCTCCGGCGCCGATCTGATAAAGACTGTCGATGACAGCCTTCGCGAAAGCTGGGCCTTGAGTCAGCACGAAGGCGAAGAAGCCGATATACATGATGCGCCGAACCAGCTCGGCGAACCATGTTTCTAGAGAGGCAGCCTGGATCGCCAGCCAGACGGCAGCAATGCCGACCTCGATCGCAGCCAGGATCCAGAACAGCGATTTCGCGGCATCCATGACGGTGGTTTCCCAGCCTTTGGCGGCTGTTGAAACCTGGTTCTCCAGTTCTGTCAGAACTTGCCCCTGCTGCGCGAAGGCTGGCTCCGCCAAAAGCAAGCAGGCGACACCGGCGGCCAGCGAAAAGCGGATCAGTCGATGCCTCACCATTTTGGTCGCATCTCCTGCCCTTTCGGGATCGGGGCGGGCTCCTTCGCGGTCCCGAAGAATTTCTCACGGGTGGCGCGTTGCTCCTCGCTCATCTGAGGAGCAGAAGGCGCCTGGTTCCGCGCTATGACGACGGTGGTGACCGCAGCCAGGACCGCGATGGCGGCCAGAAGTGAAATGATCGTTGTTGTACGGGTCACCACTTCGGCTCCATCTTCTGACCATCGGGGATGGTTTGAACATCGGCATTGAAGAATTTCTCGCGACGGGCCTGGGCAAGATCCTTGTCCGACTGCTCACTCTGCAGCCATGTCCCCATCAGTGTCGCCTGTTGCGAGACGATACCGCGCAGCTTCTGCATCTGGGCCACCTGCTGCGCGGCGATCTCATGCCCGACCTGCAGCGCCTTCATCTGCCCGTCGGCCGACTGCGACATCGAGCGCAACTGGCTCATCGTATCCTCTTCGCTGTCGAACTGCTCCGCCGTCAGGCTTGCAGCCTTCAGCGTGCTGGCGATCGTGTCGCGG
This portion of the Neorhizobium sp. NCHU2750 genome encodes:
- a CDS encoding conjugal transfer protein TrbF — protein: MAAPRASDNPYLAARQEWSERYGSYVKAASAWRAVGILSLGMAVIGFGYALYLSTQVKLVPYIVEVDKLGNTVSGGFPQQIEYADTRVVRATLGNFTSNFRSITPDAVVQKQYIDRTYALLRTSDPSTQKINAWFRANSPFEKAVNATVAIEVNNIVALSNQTYQIDWTEYERDRKGKETATRRFRGIATIAITSPQDEATIRLNPIGVYVTDFDWTAQL
- the trbL gene encoding P-type conjugative transfer protein TrbL, with translation MVRHRLIRFSLAAGVACLLLAEPAFAQQGQVLTELENQVSTAAKGWETTVMDAAKSLFWILAAIEVGIAAVWLAIQAASLETWFAELVRRIMYIGFFAFVLTQGPAFAKAVIDSLYQIGAGGGSASPAEVFDAGVRVASQMSQQAKFGVFEDNALAIAAVMSMCVVVICFSLVAAIFVSVMVEMYVGLLAGMIMLGLGGSSFTKDFAIRYLIYAFGIGMKLMTLVMIAKIGSTVMLGLSSAPTAETDQFITTLSIAGIAVVVFIIAMYVPSIIQGVVQGASVSGGMEVIRHGGQAASFAAGGAFLAAGAVGAGFAAAQSARAGGSSVAGAALRGMEASFGSGAAAAGSAAKEKAIGSPGAYAGSILGLANAKLDQARGKSSSSPTPPERSDK
- the trbK gene encoding entry exclusion protein TrbK, which codes for MTRTTTIISLLAAIAVLAAVTTVVIARNQAPSAPQMSEEQRATREKFFGTAKEPAPIPKGQEMRPKW